One region of Anaeromyxobacter paludicola genomic DNA includes:
- a CDS encoding STAS domain-containing protein produces the protein MEKPMADTIRTERRDGIVLLRLRCQTFDASAAASLIEALRRSERLPLLVDFSAVRDFDDHSVARFCAAARAHAGPIRFHGLREHQVRMLRYLGLDPARARA, from the coding sequence GTGGAAAAGCCCATGGCCGACACGATTCGTACCGAGCGGCGCGACGGCATCGTGCTGCTGCGCCTCCGCTGCCAGACGTTCGACGCCTCCGCCGCCGCCTCGCTCATCGAGGCGCTGCGCCGGAGCGAGCGCCTGCCGCTGCTCGTGGACTTCAGCGCGGTCCGCGACTTCGACGACCACAGCGTGGCGCGGTTCTGCGCCGCCGCGCGGGCGCACGCCGGGCCCATCCGGTTCCACGGGCTGCGGGAGCACCAGGTCCGGATGCTCCGCTACCTGGGGCTGGATCCGGCGCGCGCCCGGGCCTGA
- a CDS encoding uracil-DNA glycosylase family protein → MPNPIELLQDEALAACKAATGPCATCQAERLLHGEGQDRAYPVVQRAPPWPVKVMAVMEAPNRSDTFDEGKRRLTVEADTDPTGSFMWELLDSVGLGTDQVLFTNSVLCLPAKRQGGKYPVSARQQDLCSKWLGRFIEVADPAVIITFGGVALQAMARLEHHRLALRDAGKLHPWGGRQLLPLYHPGLLGRVSRPAEKQKQDILVLREFLGRGQ, encoded by the coding sequence ATGCCGAACCCCATCGAACTCCTCCAGGACGAGGCGCTTGCTGCCTGCAAGGCGGCCACCGGACCTTGCGCGACCTGCCAGGCAGAGCGGCTGCTCCACGGTGAGGGCCAGGACCGCGCCTACCCCGTGGTCCAGCGGGCACCGCCCTGGCCGGTCAAGGTGATGGCCGTCATGGAGGCGCCGAATCGGTCCGATACGTTCGACGAGGGCAAGAGAAGACTGACTGTCGAGGCTGACACCGACCCTACGGGCTCGTTCATGTGGGAACTGCTCGACTCAGTCGGGCTCGGCACTGACCAGGTGCTGTTCACCAACTCAGTTCTGTGCCTGCCGGCCAAGAGGCAGGGAGGGAAGTACCCCGTCTCGGCGCGACAGCAGGACCTGTGCTCCAAGTGGCTCGGCCGGTTCATCGAGGTGGCTGACCCAGCCGTCATCATCACCTTCGGGGGTGTGGCGCTTCAGGCGATGGCTCGGCTGGAGCATCACCGGCTTGCCCTGCGGGACGCCGGCAAGCTCCACCCCTGGGGCGGCCGGCAACTGCTACCGCTGTATCATCCTGGTCTGCTGGGTCGCGTTTCGCGGCCGGCGGAGAAGCAGAAGCAGGACATCCTAGTGCTGCGGGAGTTCCTGGGGAGGGGCCAGTGA
- a CDS encoding zinc ribbon domain-containing protein produces MLEVDGGLLWVWFGPVLVVGLYWWFARGRLLGFVYCWAATLGTASLVGLLFPDSERSLRAAVSLLATLPVSIAMLYLGTRLSPKGSKVCPACAEHVKRKATACKHCGHTFQPGEGMEQKSATHRIWPQW; encoded by the coding sequence ATGCTGGAGGTCGATGGGGGGTTGCTATGGGTCTGGTTCGGCCCGGTGCTTGTCGTCGGGCTCTACTGGTGGTTCGCTCGTGGTCGCCTACTCGGGTTCGTCTACTGCTGGGCGGCCACGCTGGGGACGGCGAGCCTCGTCGGACTGTTGTTTCCTGACAGCGAACGTTCGCTCAGGGCTGCGGTTTCGCTTTTGGCCACTTTGCCGGTCTCCATCGCCATGCTGTACTTGGGGACCCGCCTCTCGCCCAAGGGTAGCAAGGTCTGTCCAGCGTGCGCTGAACACGTGAAGAGGAAGGCCACGGCCTGCAAGCACTGCGGCCACACGTTCCAGCCTGGTGAAGGCATGGAACAGAAATCGGCAACGCACAGAATCTGGCCACAGTGGTGA
- a CDS encoding helix-turn-helix domain-containing protein, with protein MVGAPVLTYLQFIGSNVQRLRARKGLTQEKMAEAADLDVRFLRRVERGSVMLRFDTFVRLAVALDVEPGVLLRRVKVAPAKPGRPRRPRPTTR; from the coding sequence ATGGTCGGCGCCCCGGTCCTCACCTACCTCCAGTTCATCGGCTCCAACGTGCAGCGGCTCCGGGCGCGCAAGGGTCTCACTCAAGAAAAGATGGCCGAGGCGGCCGACTTGGACGTTCGCTTCCTGCGGCGGGTGGAGCGCGGCTCGGTGATGCTGCGGTTCGACACCTTCGTCCGGCTGGCCGTCGCTCTGGACGTTGAACCTGGGGTGCTGCTTCGGCGGGTCAAGGTTGCGCCCGCCAAGCCCGGGCGGCCTCGGCGGCCGCGCCCCACGACCAGGTAG
- a CDS encoding OmcA/MtrC family decaheme c-type cytochrome codes for MTQTHKHRALALAAFVAVATTACAGKDGAKGSDGAAGTPGAAGTNGTNGTNGTNGQNGVAGASTGLKIAVSGATVNADGTVSVRFTAKDDRGYPVDLSGTTYSVNTQIKPRFSIAYVSQDSNGNVLPYTVLSKSGTPAQPTAFDPTAASSGTLVENGTSAGDYTYTFPASAALDSTKASNTHVVWIQASRQTDTNNPYDSATFTTVNQEYDFIPAGSGTVVKREVASTTACNACHAGFKPEGGGLYPGAANAPFHGGGRNQAAYCDICHNPGRTSNPAADASVFVHRIHNGKNIQTANQFHGIAATYPQDLRNCDACHKGAAQGGQAYSRPSRAACGSCHDAVDFTGAGTATCQVSGFNVTTGVTTAGNTMGGTSKCNHQGGTYSDDTSCTACHFPNKVQAYHVPVVNPDPNVVLLGGTNANTNAAFVAAANAVPTGAAQITYDVKSVGVTTDGKLNPYIVFKLKSTVGGTTTDVVFNTYAAGVTTELINGFVGSPSVYFAYGEPQDGVTAPADFNAAASAYIKRIWNGTYAATTATLTGPDSSGYYTVTLTGTTIPAGTTLLTGGVGYTYGLNKTDLTKDTQPLTEIDLSAYPYNSTTRVGGLLVPAPDVTKVATGFTGRRSIVNNAACNNCHSFLGVAPTFHAGQRNDGPTCAFCHTPNKTSYGWAANSKDFIHAIHGGRVRSVAFNWHASSPTDNYGDVGFPSALNNCQACHYPGTYDFSAVASNKQVYTDSLMANLLWSTAATGTFNGADTTINFEFSPYVTTDGVTSYGTGYSVSAAGVPTQAAAASLVTSPVTAACVACHDSTQDKAHMKANGGSFYASRASLTPSGAASFTTTGATSVEQCLLCHGPGAMAPIGDVHGF; via the coding sequence ATGACGCAAACGCACAAGCATCGCGCGCTTGCCCTCGCTGCGTTCGTCGCCGTCGCGACGACCGCCTGCGCGGGGAAGGACGGCGCCAAGGGCAGCGACGGCGCCGCTGGTACGCCGGGCGCCGCCGGCACGAACGGGACCAACGGCACCAACGGGACGAACGGCCAGAACGGCGTCGCCGGCGCCTCCACCGGTCTCAAGATCGCGGTGAGCGGCGCGACGGTCAACGCCGACGGCACCGTCTCCGTCCGCTTCACCGCCAAGGACGACCGGGGCTACCCGGTCGATCTCTCCGGCACCACCTACTCGGTCAACACCCAGATCAAGCCGCGCTTCTCGATCGCCTACGTGAGCCAGGACTCGAACGGCAACGTCCTGCCGTACACGGTCCTCTCGAAGAGCGGCACCCCGGCCCAGCCCACGGCGTTCGACCCGACCGCCGCCAGCTCCGGCACCCTGGTGGAGAACGGCACCAGCGCCGGCGACTACACCTACACCTTCCCGGCCTCCGCCGCGCTCGACTCGACCAAGGCGAGCAACACCCACGTCGTCTGGATCCAGGCCTCCCGCCAGACCGACACCAACAACCCGTACGACTCGGCGACGTTCACCACCGTGAACCAGGAGTACGACTTCATCCCGGCCGGCAGCGGCACGGTCGTGAAGCGCGAGGTCGCCTCGACCACCGCCTGCAACGCCTGCCACGCCGGCTTCAAGCCCGAGGGCGGCGGCCTCTACCCCGGCGCCGCGAACGCGCCGTTCCACGGCGGCGGCCGCAACCAGGCCGCGTACTGCGACATCTGCCACAACCCGGGCCGCACCTCGAACCCCGCGGCCGACGCCTCGGTCTTCGTGCACCGGATCCACAACGGCAAGAACATCCAGACCGCGAACCAGTTCCACGGCATCGCCGCCACCTACCCGCAGGATCTCCGCAACTGCGACGCCTGCCACAAGGGCGCCGCCCAGGGCGGCCAGGCGTACAGCCGCCCGTCCCGCGCGGCCTGCGGCTCCTGCCATGACGCGGTGGACTTCACCGGCGCCGGCACCGCCACCTGCCAGGTGAGCGGGTTCAACGTGACCACTGGCGTCACCACCGCCGGCAACACCATGGGCGGCACGAGCAAGTGCAACCACCAGGGCGGCACCTACTCGGACGACACCAGCTGCACCGCCTGCCACTTCCCGAACAAGGTGCAGGCCTACCACGTCCCGGTGGTCAACCCCGACCCGAACGTCGTGCTCCTCGGCGGCACCAACGCCAACACCAACGCCGCCTTCGTCGCGGCCGCCAACGCGGTCCCGACCGGCGCCGCCCAGATCACCTATGACGTCAAGAGCGTGGGCGTGACCACCGACGGCAAGCTCAACCCCTACATCGTCTTCAAGCTCAAGTCGACGGTCGGCGGGACCACCACGGACGTGGTGTTCAACACCTACGCCGCGGGCGTGACCACCGAGCTCATCAACGGGTTCGTCGGCTCCCCGAGCGTCTACTTCGCCTACGGCGAGCCGCAGGACGGCGTCACCGCCCCGGCCGACTTCAACGCGGCCGCGAGCGCCTACATCAAGCGGATCTGGAACGGCACCTACGCCGCCACCACCGCCACCCTGACCGGCCCGGACAGCAGCGGCTACTACACCGTGACCCTGACCGGCACCACCATCCCGGCCGGCACCACCCTCCTGACCGGCGGCGTCGGCTACACCTACGGCCTCAACAAGACCGATCTCACCAAGGACACCCAGCCGCTCACCGAGATCGACCTGTCGGCCTACCCGTACAACTCCACCACCCGCGTGGGCGGCCTGCTCGTGCCGGCGCCGGACGTGACGAAGGTGGCCACCGGCTTCACCGGCCGCCGCTCCATCGTCAACAACGCGGCCTGCAACAACTGCCACTCGTTCCTCGGCGTCGCCCCGACGTTCCACGCCGGCCAGCGCAACGACGGCCCCACCTGCGCGTTCTGCCACACGCCGAACAAGACGAGCTACGGCTGGGCCGCCAACTCCAAGGACTTCATCCACGCCATCCACGGCGGGCGCGTCCGCTCGGTCGCGTTCAACTGGCACGCCAGCTCGCCCACCGACAACTACGGTGACGTCGGCTTCCCGAGCGCGCTGAACAACTGCCAGGCCTGCCACTACCCCGGCACGTACGACTTCAGCGCTGTGGCGTCCAACAAGCAGGTCTACACCGACTCGCTCATGGCGAACCTGCTCTGGAGCACCGCCGCGACGGGCACCTTCAACGGCGCCGACACGACGATCAACTTCGAGTTCTCGCCGTACGTCACGACCGACGGCGTCACCAGCTACGGCACGGGCTACAGCGTGAGCGCGGCCGGCGTCCCGACCCAGGCCGCCGCCGCCTCGCTCGTCACCTCTCCCGTCACCGCCGCCTGCGTGGCCTGCCACGACAGCACCCAGGACAAGGCGCACATGAAGGCCAACGGCGGCTCGTTCTACGCGTCGCGCGCCTCGCTCACCCCGAGCGGCGCCGCCTCGTTCACCACGACGGGCGCCACCTCGGTCGAGCAGTGCCTGCTCTGCCACGGCCCCGGCGCGATGGCCCCCATCGGCGACGTGCACGGGTTCTAG
- a CDS encoding recombinase family protein gives MVSAIQTVLELDRLGVPVLSVREGWLDTSGPARPLLVAIFGWVAEQERTRLIERTKAGLERARRQGKRLGRPPASQVLLHAARDLVLAGVPVAEAARRKGVSRATLQRFLHAARASA, from the coding sequence ATGGTCAGCGCCATCCAGACCGTGCTGGAACTCGACCGCCTCGGCGTGCCGGTGCTGTCGGTCCGCGAGGGCTGGCTGGACACGAGCGGTCCGGCCCGGCCGCTTCTGGTGGCCATCTTCGGCTGGGTGGCCGAGCAGGAGCGGACCCGCCTCATCGAGCGGACCAAGGCTGGACTGGAACGGGCCCGCCGGCAAGGCAAGCGGCTTGGCCGCCCTCCAGCGTCGCAGGTCCTGCTGCACGCCGCCCGCGACCTCGTACTTGCCGGTGTCCCCGTCGCGGAGGCGGCACGGCGCAAGGGCGTGTCGCGCGCGACGTTGCAGCGGTTCCTGCACGCCGCTCGCGCATCGGCATGA
- a CDS encoding GIY-YIG nuclease family protein yields MRLFLVDGTPQGMRTAEVGNWTGLALFCPRTDLVALGKRDEVRRAGVYILVGPSEAIGSRWRVYVGEADDVWARLQSHDSKKDFWNWVVLFVSKDLNLTKAHVRWLEAKLVQEAKAAKRADVENGVEPGGGHLPEADAADMESFLDNVRLLLPVLGIDVLAPDLHGSGASGLTLELAWDGAAAECIVRDGQFIVKKGSTARTKEVGSLGDSYRALRQRLKHVGVLQAGVDGLLLFTSDYTFDSPSAAAAVVTGTGLNGRAHWKVKGQGISYKEWQEQQVDVAAEPGQLGR; encoded by the coding sequence GTGAGGCTGTTCCTCGTTGATGGCACGCCGCAGGGGATGCGTACCGCCGAGGTGGGGAACTGGACCGGTCTTGCGCTTTTCTGCCCCCGGACCGACTTGGTCGCACTCGGCAAGCGCGATGAGGTGCGTCGTGCCGGTGTGTACATCCTGGTCGGACCGTCAGAAGCCATCGGCTCGCGATGGAGGGTGTACGTGGGGGAGGCCGACGATGTCTGGGCCCGGTTGCAGTCTCACGACAGCAAGAAGGACTTCTGGAACTGGGTGGTCTTGTTCGTCTCAAAGGACCTGAACCTGACCAAGGCTCACGTCCGGTGGCTGGAAGCCAAGCTCGTGCAGGAAGCGAAGGCAGCGAAGCGCGCCGACGTCGAGAACGGGGTCGAGCCCGGCGGCGGGCACCTCCCGGAAGCCGATGCTGCTGACATGGAGAGCTTCCTGGACAACGTGCGCCTCCTCCTGCCGGTCCTCGGCATCGACGTGCTGGCCCCCGACCTCCACGGCTCAGGCGCAAGTGGGCTGACGTTGGAGTTGGCGTGGGACGGCGCCGCAGCGGAGTGCATCGTCCGGGACGGCCAGTTCATCGTGAAGAAAGGCTCGACGGCGCGGACGAAGGAAGTGGGCTCGCTCGGAGACAGCTACCGTGCACTTCGGCAGAGGCTGAAGCATGTCGGGGTGCTCCAGGCCGGCGTTGACGGACTCCTCCTCTTCACCAGTGACTACACCTTCGACTCCCCTTCGGCAGCGGCTGCTGTGGTCACCGGGACTGGGCTGAACGGCCGAGCGCACTGGAAGGTGAAGGGCCAGGGCATCTCGTACAAGGAATGGCAGGAGCAGCAGGTCGACGTTGCGGCTGAACCCGGGCAGTTGGGCAGGTAA
- a CDS encoding aminotransferase class IV, translating to MSIDGERVPPERAVVSVFDRGFLYGDSVYEVLRTYGGRAFEGEEHLSRLARSAERIGLALPWPRERLSAEVARVVAASRPAGPDEEPPAPDAAPWNVGERTVRLVVTRGSGELGLDPALAADPKVILLALPLQAPPLAAYRQGVGAVIVGETAVGRPREPSAKTGAHLAHVLALRQARAAGAHEALTVDRDGFVTEGASSNVFLVQGGAVTTPPLDAGLLPGVTRAVVLALAREAGLTVREARPRPEALAGADELFLTSTAREILPVTRLGDRPVGSGAPGEVTRLLHRRFRARADAFARGG from the coding sequence GTGAGCATCGACGGCGAGCGGGTCCCGCCGGAGCGGGCGGTGGTCTCGGTCTTCGACCGGGGGTTCCTCTACGGCGACAGCGTGTACGAGGTGCTCCGCACCTACGGCGGGCGCGCCTTCGAGGGGGAGGAGCACCTGTCGCGCCTGGCCCGCTCGGCGGAGCGCATCGGCCTCGCGCTGCCCTGGCCGCGGGAGCGGCTGTCGGCCGAGGTGGCCCGGGTGGTCGCGGCGTCGCGCCCCGCCGGGCCCGACGAGGAGCCGCCGGCGCCGGACGCGGCGCCCTGGAACGTGGGCGAGCGCACGGTGCGGCTGGTGGTGACGCGCGGCTCGGGCGAGCTCGGCCTCGATCCGGCGCTCGCGGCCGACCCCAAGGTGATCCTGCTCGCGCTGCCGCTGCAGGCGCCGCCGCTCGCCGCCTACCGCCAGGGCGTCGGCGCGGTGATCGTGGGCGAGACCGCCGTGGGCCGCCCCCGGGAGCCGAGCGCCAAGACCGGCGCGCACCTCGCGCACGTCCTCGCGCTCCGGCAGGCGCGCGCGGCGGGGGCGCACGAGGCGCTCACCGTCGATCGCGACGGCTTCGTCACCGAGGGCGCCTCCTCGAACGTCTTCCTGGTGCAGGGCGGCGCGGTGACCACCCCGCCGCTCGACGCGGGGCTCCTGCCCGGGGTGACGCGCGCGGTGGTGCTCGCGCTCGCCCGCGAGGCGGGGCTGACGGTGCGCGAGGCGCGGCCGCGCCCGGAGGCGCTCGCGGGCGCCGACGAGCTGTTCCTCACCTCGACCGCCCGCGAGATCCTCCCGGTGACGCGGCTCGGGGACCGGCCGGTGGGGAGCGGCGCGCCCGGCGAGGTGACCCGCCTCCTGCACCGGCGCTTCCGCGCGCGGGCCGACGCCTTCGCGCGCGGCGGCTGA
- a CDS encoding abortive infection family protein: MSPNEELLTQVESLRNVLVSCATGGAWSTDQYKKLRRELLAVPAMKRLLPRFVAACYTLDDFWGFIKPKFNHYQERREFLRTEFTPALDYLEAQQGAPADEPITSSLKTFAPADINEVWQKALDRREDDPEGAITAARALLETTCKHILDQQGAEYDEDDDLPNLYRAAAQTLNLAPEQHHEEVFKRILGGCQSVVNGLGTLRNKLSDAHGRSPLRTRPAPRHAALAVNLAGSVAMFLAETFQAKNRPK; this comes from the coding sequence ATGAGTCCGAACGAGGAACTACTGACCCAGGTTGAGTCGCTCCGGAACGTCCTGGTCTCGTGCGCGACCGGGGGAGCGTGGAGCACGGACCAGTACAAGAAACTGCGGAGAGAACTGCTGGCAGTTCCTGCAATGAAGCGACTGCTCCCCCGTTTTGTAGCGGCGTGCTACACGCTGGACGATTTCTGGGGGTTCATCAAGCCGAAGTTCAACCACTACCAGGAGCGGCGGGAGTTCCTGCGCACTGAGTTCACACCGGCGCTGGACTACCTGGAGGCGCAGCAGGGCGCGCCTGCCGACGAGCCCATCACCTCGTCCTTGAAGACCTTCGCACCGGCGGACATCAACGAAGTCTGGCAGAAGGCCCTCGACCGGCGAGAGGACGACCCGGAGGGCGCCATCACGGCGGCCCGCGCACTTCTAGAGACCACCTGCAAGCACATCCTCGACCAGCAGGGGGCCGAGTACGACGAGGACGATGACCTACCGAACCTCTACCGGGCGGCGGCCCAGACGCTGAACCTCGCGCCCGAGCAGCATCACGAGGAGGTCTTCAAGCGCATCCTGGGGGGCTGCCAGAGCGTGGTGAACGGGCTCGGCACACTGCGGAACAAGTTGAGCGACGCTCATGGACGGTCACCGCTCCGCACCCGCCCGGCTCCACGCCATGCGGCGTTGGCTGTTAACCTGGCCGGCAGCGTGGCGATGTTCTTGGCCGAGACCTTCCAGGCGAAGAACCGGCCGAAGTAA
- a CDS encoding DUF6933 domain-containing protein, whose product MFTLRCTRKLLDRLGSTPVLSEVEPTTLLGDWYANLLFRPRGQVVLFVNERSLLPVLVQAAPASSLLTRFPAAAIGMLLRLGAPAAIVEAETMEMADVCIGKTLSRQVLGSMNDFAYLFEGYGREPEALTDIALKLAQAPCSPLGMKRPADVVLEMLVGAK is encoded by the coding sequence GTGTTCACCCTACGCTGCACCAGGAAGCTCCTCGACCGCCTGGGCTCGACGCCGGTGCTCAGTGAGGTCGAGCCGACCACGCTGCTCGGCGACTGGTACGCCAACCTTCTCTTCCGCCCGCGCGGTCAGGTTGTCCTGTTCGTCAACGAGCGGTCGTTGCTTCCAGTGCTCGTTCAGGCCGCCCCCGCGAGCAGCCTGCTGACTAGGTTCCCGGCCGCCGCCATCGGCATGCTCCTTCGTCTCGGCGCCCCGGCAGCCATCGTCGAGGCCGAGACGATGGAGATGGCAGACGTGTGCATCGGCAAGACCCTGAGCCGTCAGGTCCTCGGGTCAATGAACGACTTCGCCTACCTCTTCGAGGGCTACGGTAGGGAGCCAGAGGCCCTGACCGACATCGCCTTGAAGCTCGCCCAGGCGCCTTGCAGCCCCCTTGGTATGAAGCGGCCGGCAGACGTGGTGCTGGAGATGCTGGTCGGCGCCAAGTAG